The DNA segment TAAATTGCCAACTAAATCGAAACAGGAAGTACAAAAGTCCCTGACCTGCCTGATGCATGTCGCAAATTAACATGATCGGCGTAACATGACTAAAGTACGTAATTGCGTTCTTGATGCACTTTCCATCAACGTCAACAACATCATTAGCTTGGTCGTGGGTAGTTTCCCTCTGGACCCGACAGTGTCAAAAACGGCTGTCATCCTAACCATTTTAACAGCAACATAACAGGCTAAGACGTACCGGACACCCAATAAAACTACGCTTCGTTGACATATATCAAGTTCAATTGTAGCACGTTAACAGTTTGATGAAATCATCGTATCCAAATGCTAGCTTTCATCACAAAATTGCAATAATCCAACTAGTTGCACAGGATAACTAATTAACACGGCGAATCCTATGAATGAGATTCATTTTAAATCAAATTATCTCTGATAAACAGAAGGATATACTGTTTCTGTTAACATAAAAAACTTTAGTAAAGTAAGGAAACAGTTTAGCGTCTTTTATGGAAGGTGAAACGGTTTTCCACTGATTTTCGTTAAAATTTTGTAAATTCGCTCCGCGTAATATCTTGACATAGTTCACACAATTGCCTGCGGACAGGTATAAAGAGTAGAAAAATGCGCATTACTATTATCCTCGTCGCTCCCGCCAGAGCGGAAAACATTGGTGCCGCGGCACGCGCCATGAAAACCATGGGATTCACGCAGTTGCGTATCGTTGACAGTCAGGCGCATCTTGAACCCGCTACGCGTTGGGTGGCGCATGGCTCCAGCGATATTATTGATAATATTGCCGTTTTCCCGACCCTTGCGGATGCGCTTGTTGATGTTGATTTTACCGTCGCTACCACGGCGCGCAGTCGGGCAAAATTTCACTACTACGCGACGCCGGCGGAACTGGTTCCGCTGCTGGAAGAAAAATCGGCCTGGATGAATCACGCCGCGCTGGTTTTTGGTCGTGAAGATTCCGGACTGACTAACGATGAACTGGCGCTGGCGGATGTTCTGACCGGCGTGCCAATGGTTGCAGATTATCCTTCATTGAATCTGGGGCAGGCGGTGATGGTCTACTGCTATCAATTAACAAATTTAATGCAACAACCCGCTAAAGAAGTCGATTCATCTGATGAATTTCAGTTACAGGCATTACGCTCGCGCATCATGACTCTATTGACCACTCTGGAGGTTGCAGATGACATCAAACTGGTCGACTGGCTGCAACAGCGTCTGGGGCAATTAGGGCAGCGAGACACGGCAATGTTGCACCGCCTGGTCCATGATATCGAAAAAAATGTCACAAAATAATAATTTGTCTTTAGTTTTCTTTATGGTGATAACTGCTAATTTCAAGAGGGGTTATCCTGCGGGTTTGGTTGAAAATAAACCCTTCGCCAGCAGCTCATGAACAAGTTTCGTCAGGTGAGTAAATCAAATATTTATTGACTTAGGTCACCAGATACTTTAACCAAT comes from the Citrobacter amalonaticus genome and includes:
- the yjjY gene encoding protein YjjY: MTKVRNCVLDALSINVNNIISLVVGSFPLDPTVSKTAVILTILTAT
- a CDS encoding tRNA/rRNA methyltransferase, whose protein sequence is MRITIILVAPARAENIGAAARAMKTMGFTQLRIVDSQAHLEPATRWVAHGSSDIIDNIAVFPTLADALVDVDFTVATTARSRAKFHYYATPAELVPLLEEKSAWMNHAALVFGREDSGLTNDELALADVLTGVPMVADYPSLNLGQAVMVYCYQLTNLMQQPAKEVDSSDEFQLQALRSRIMTLLTTLEVADDIKLVDWLQQRLGQLGQRDTAMLHRLVHDIEKNVTK